The proteins below come from a single Diadema setosum chromosome 21, eeDiaSeto1, whole genome shotgun sequence genomic window:
- the LOC140244918 gene encoding cholecystokinin receptor-like — protein MSMSTSTVTFNASVTLLPSETELTACTGFGVVQVFQVLIGFLGLFGNSTCVIVLRRQSVSNNTNWLIVNQAVIDSITSFILIATVISEGCGIRYIPKPPLVTEIYCKLWNSFLFVFSGFAVSTFNLVVLSIERYLAVVHPVWYLHHFKKRAVYILGVSTWFLGPIFQFLLVFLHYDITPEGQCRYTPKYQGILVMLFVWEYFIPVCIMTFSFVSILRKFRELNKVAHRRGAGEFGRMAVLSIPSSSALQTRAQPTIASAISEEPDKQADGGPVATISCPGCDNATNLQGSSSNDIPEQKDPTEGKKTQQSGAEQSMPSAAEQPRRSNATGMIQRRNTTKVLLAMYLLYLICWSPNQWTFLQFNLGGYIDFDSGWYRFLVIMGTLNTCVNPFLFAFRLKVYRNEMAAMFRGCCRHH, from the coding sequence ATGTCCATGTCGACGTCGACCGTGACTTTCAACGCCAGTGTGACGTTGTTGCCTTCCGAGACAGAACTTACCGCATGCACGGGATTTGGTGTCGTACAGGTGTTTCAAGTCCTCATCGGATTTCTCGGCCTTTTCGGGAATTCAACTTGTGTGATAGTCCTCAGGCGACAATCGGTGAGCAACAATACCAACTGGCTCATTGTCAACCAAGCCGTCATCGATTCGATCACTTCATTCATCCTCATCGCCACCGTCATCTCCGAAGGTTGCGGCATTCGCTACATCCCCAAGCCTCCACTCGTGACAGAAATCTACTGCAAGTTGTGGAATTCATTTCTGTTCGTGTTTTCGGGTTTCGCAGTTTCAACGTTCAATTTAGTCGTCCTGTCCATCGAAAGATATCTCGCCGTGGTTCACCCCGTGTGGTATTTGCATCATTTTAAAAAGCGAGCCGTGTACATTCTTGGGGTCTCCACTTGGTTTCTGGGCCCAATTTTCCAATTTTTGCTGGTATTCCTCCACTACGATATAACTCCCGAGGGACAATGTCGCTACACTCCAAAATACCAGGGAATTCTAGTGATGCTCTTTGTTTGGGAATATTTCATTCCCGTCTGTATCATGACTTTCTCGTTTGTCTCCATCCTGCGTAAATTTCGTGAGCTCAACAAGGTGGCGCACAGACGCGGAGCGGGAGAGTTTGGGCGAATGGCTGTTCTGTCCATCCCTTCTTCAAGCGCGCTCCAGACCAGGGCTCAGCCGACCATTGCATCAGCGATTAGCGAGGAGCCCGACAAACAAGCTGACGGCGGGCCTGTAGCGACCATATCCTGCCCAGGCTGCGACAATGCCACCAATCTACAGGGGTCCAGTAGTAATGATATTCCTGAACAAAAGGACCCGACTGAAGGAAAGAAAACTCAGCAGTCTGGAGCGGAGCAGTCCATGCCGTCTGCCGCGGAGCAGCCCCGTCGGTCAAACGCAACCGGCATGATCCAGCGCCGAAACACCACCAAAGTGCTACTTGCTATGTACCTGTTATACTTAATTTGCTGGTCTCCGAACCAGTGGACATTCCTGCAGTTCAACCTTGGTGGCTACATCGACTTTGATTCGGGGTGGTATCGTTTCTTGGTGATCATGGGGACACTGAACACGTGCGTGAATCCGTTCCTCTTTGCTTTTCGCCTTAAAGTATACCGCAATGAGATGGCGGCGATGTTTCGCGGTTGTTGTAGGCACCACTGA
- the LOC140244778 gene encoding elongation factor G, mitochondrial-like: protein MSLTRILTGRYSSLTRNIYHLKLTRPAITATGKYSTLVSQDDVRKIRNIGISAHIDSGKTTLTERLLFYTGRIKEMHEVKGKDNVGATMDSMELERQRGITIQSAATYISWKDNNINIIDTPGHVDFTVEVERALRVLDGAVLVLCSVGGVQSQTLTVNRQMKRYSVPCIAFINKLDRTKANPHRVLSQLQSKLNHNAAFLQLPIGLEANSKGVVDLIHRRALFFEGAAGELVVEGDIPEDMKADVEKYRQKLIESLSNVDDELGEMFLEEKEPSEKQIKEAIRRCVLQRSFTPVLMGTALKNKGVQPLLDAVIDYLPNPSEVDNFAFNEEDERVKMSPVRDDAEKFVSLAFKLEAGRFGQLTYMRVYQGCLQKGQYIYNARTRKRVKVSRLVRMHSDKMEDVAEVYAGDICALFGIDCASGDTFTNDAKLQISMEPMHVPDPVISLAIKPEKKTDLDNFSKAINRFTREDPTFTVYFDDESKETIVSGMGELHLEIYAQRMKNEYNCPVITGKPKVAFRETILGEVDFEYLHKKQSGGAGQFGKVIGTIEPLSPESYTKFEFSDETVGTNIPKQFVPAIEKGFIEACEKGTLMGQKITGLRVRLIDGQHHMVDSSELAFRLAAIGALKQAMAKAQGIILEPIMDVEVNAPNEFQGAVIAGINKRNGVILGSDGGEGYFTLYCEVPLNDMFGYATELRSNTQGKGEYSMDYSRYQPTRSAVQESLIQTYQAENGLLKSAKRSR, encoded by the exons ATGAGTTTAACAAGAATTCTGACTGGGAGATACTCTTCTCTGACGAGAAACATCTATCACCTGAAGCTG ACAAGGCCGGCCATAACAGCTACTGGTAAATACTCAACATTAGTGTCACAAGAT GATGTACGCAAAATCAGAAACATTGGTATTTCGGCTCACATTGACTCTGGAAAAACAACCCTGACTGAGAGGCTGCTCTTCTACACTGGAAGAATCAAAGAAATGCATGAG GTGAAGGGAAAGGATAATGTTGGTGCCACAATGGACTCTATGGAGCTGGAGAGGCAGAGAGGAATAACTATCCAGTCTGCTGCCACCTACATCTCATGGAAggacaacaacatcaacatcattgaCACTCCAG GTCATGTGGACTTCACTGTGGAGGTTGAGAGAGCCCTGAGAGTGCTCGACGGAGCTGTCTTGGTCTTGTGCAGTGTTGGCGGGGTCCAGAGCCAGACTTTGACAGTCAACAGACAGATGAAGAGATACTCTGTGCCATGCATTGCATTCATTAATAAACTTGACAG AACCAAAGCAAACCCTCACAGAGTGCTGTCACAGCTGCAATCCAAGTTGAACCACAACGCTGCATTCCTACAGCTCCCCATCGGTCTCGAGGCCAACTCGAAGGGGGTTGTGGACCTCATACACCGGAGGGCGCTGTTCTTTGAAGGAGCTGCTGG AGAACTGGTTGTGGAGGGTGATATTCCAGAAGACATGAAGGCTGATGTAGAGAAGTACCGGCAGAAACTGATCG AGTCTTTGTCAAATGTGGATGATGAGTTGGGAGAGATGTTCTTGGAAGAAAAGGAACCaagtgaaaaacaaatcaag GAAGCCATCAGAAGATGCGTGCTGCAGAGGTCGTTCACCCCCGTTCTTATGGGTACTGCTCTCAAGAACAAAGGCGTTCAG CCCCTGCTGGATGCTGTCATTGACTACCTGCCAAATCCATCAGAAGTCGACAACTTTGCGTTCAATGA AGAGGATGAAAGAGTCAAGATGAGTCCAGTGAGGGATGATGCCGAAAAATTTGTCTCCTTGGCTTTCAAACTTGAG GCAGGTAGGTTTGGCCAGCTGACCTACATGAGAGTGTATCAAGGGTGCCTCCAGAAAGGGCAGTACATCTACAACGCCAGGACACGGAAGAGGGTCAAGGTCTCGCGCCTCGTCCGCATGCACTCTGACAAGATGGAG GATGTGGCTGAAGTGTATGCGGGAGACATCTGTGCCCTGTTTGGCATCGACTGTGCCAGTGGAGACACCTTCACCAATGACGCAAAGCTACAGATATCTATG gaaCCAATGCACGTGCCAGATCCTGTCATTTCTCTTGCCATTAAACCTGAAAAAAAG ACGGATCTCGACAACTTCTCCAAGGCCATTAACCGATTTACAAGAGAGGACCCAACCTTCACCGTCTACTTTGATGATGAAAGCAAAGAG ACCATAGTTTCAGGGATGGGTGAGCTCCACCTGGAGATTTACGCCCAGAGGATGAAGAATGAGTATAACTGTCCAGTCATCACCGGCAAGCCCAAAGTCGCCTTCCGGGAAACCATCTTGGGGGAGGTTGA CTTTGAGTATCTTCACAAGAAGCAATCTGGAGGGGCTGGTCAGTTTGGAAAGGTCATTGGGACCATAGAG CCTCTTTCACCGGAGAGTTACACCAAGTTTGAGTTCTCTGATGAGACCGTTGGGACCAACATCCCCAAACAGTTTGTTCCTGCAATAGAAAAG GGTTTCATCGAGGCTTGCGAGAAGGGCACCCTCATGGGCCAGAAGATTACAGGATTGCGGGTGAGACTGATTGACGGCCAACACCATATGGTAGATTCCAGCGAACTGGCTTTCCGACTGGCAGCCATTGGTGCACTGAAGCAAG ccATGGCCAAAGCACAAGGCATCATCTTAGAGCCCATAATGGACGTGGAGGTCAATGCCCCCAATGAATTCCAGGGAGCGGTCATTGCTGGGATCAACAAGAGGAACGGAGTCATCCTGGGCAGTGATGGAGGCGAGGGATACTTCACCCTCTACTGCGAG GTACCGCTGAACGACATGTTCGGCTATGCGACCGAACTCCGCTCCAACACGCAGGGCAAGGGGGAATACTCCATGGACTACAGCCGATACCAGCCAACTCGCTCGGCCGTCCAAGAATCCTTGATACAAACTTACCAGGCGGAGAACGGTCTACTGAAGTCTGCCAAGAGGTCAAGATGA